The following coding sequences are from one Arachis hypogaea cultivar Tifrunner chromosome 7, arahy.Tifrunner.gnm2.J5K5, whole genome shotgun sequence window:
- the LOC112703235 gene encoding chaperone protein dnaJ 1, mitochondrial isoform X3 has protein sequence MRRFTWFTPYRRRLLSFAFSEPVVHRGHCFTELLPFRQSPFLSRALFNRSNVPKSEEFLSLSKPLRYRYIHAAAFSTSVEQDYYQVLGISENATQDEIKKAFLLLAKKYHPDANKNNPSAKRKFQDIREAYETLRDSKKRAQYDKMKMQSRGSQNIEYDDHNDDFAERFQNAKERFQNGFHHEFSSSFHTVFSELFEEEITHSSSSIEVELSLTFSEAARGCTKHVSFDAFVPCDYCDGRGYPPRAKAKVCPTCRGLGRVTIPPFTSTCITCKGSGRVIKDFCTSCRGSGVVEGIKEVKVTIPAGVDTGDTIHVPEAGNAVKSGARPGSLYIKIKVAEDSVFARDGADIYVDSNISFTQAILGGKVDVPTLSGKMQVKIPKGVQPGQLLVLRGKGLPKHGYLVHHGDQYVRFRINFPTKINERQRAILEELAEEEIKQENHSTFEGNWWKQIIEHLNSPNIMVELSVLILILVLMHKLLS, from the exons ATGAGAAGGTTCACGTGGTTTACGCCG TATCGCCGCCGTTTGCTCTCTTTTGCGTTTTCAGAACCTGTCGTCCATAGAGGACACTGCTTCACCGAATTATTGCCTTTTCGCCAATCGCCGTTTCTCAGTCGAG CTTTGTTCAATCGCAGTAATGTCCCAAAATCGGAGGAGTTTCTGAGTTTGAGTAAACCATTGAGATATCGATATATTCATGCTGCAG CATTTTCGACATCGGTTGAGCAGGATTATTATCAAGTTCTTGGCATTTCTGAGAACGCCACTCAGGATGAGATAAAGAAGGCCTTTCTGTTG CTTGCTAAAAAGTACCATCCAGATGCAAATAAGAATAATCCATCTGCAAAGAGGAAATTTCAAGATATAAGAGAAGCTTATGAG ACATTGAGAGATTCTAAAAAGAGGGCCCAATATGACAAG ATGAAGATGCAAAGCCGTGGTTCACAGAACATAGAATATGACGACCACAATGATGATTTTGCAGAAAGGTTTCAAAATGCGAAAGAAAGGTTTCAAAATGGTTTTCACCATgagttttcttcttcatttcatACAGTATTCTCTGAG CTATTTGAAGAAGAAATCACTCATTCTTCATCAAGTATAGAG GTGGAGTTGTCCCTTACTTTCTCAGAAGCTGCAAGAGGGTGCACTAAACATGTGTCATTTGATGCATTCGTTCCATGTGATTATTGCG ATGGGAGAGGGTATCCACCACGTGCGAAGGCTAAAGTTTGTCCAACATGCCGGGGCTTAGGTCGA GTAACAATACCTCCATTTACATCAACATGCATTACCTGTAAAGGATCAGGTCGCGTCATTAAG GATTTCTGTACGTCTTGTAGAGGATCTGGGGTGGTTGAAGGGATTAAAGAGGTTAAAGTTACAATACCAGCAG GTGTGGATACTGGAGATACAATCCATGTGCCAGAGGCCGGGAATGCTGTTAAAAGTGGAGCTCGACCTGGGAGTTTATACATCAAAATCAAG GTTGCCGAGGATTCAGTCTTTGCCAGGGATGGTGCAGATATCTATGTGGACTCTAATATTAGCTTTACGCAG GCTATTCTTGGTGGCAAAGTTGATGTGCCTACTCTATCTGGGAAGATGCAAGTAAAG ATACCCAAGGGTGTTCAACCAGGGCAGCTACTAGTATTACGAGGAAAAG GACTACCAAAGCATGGTTATCTTGTACATCATGGGGATCAGTATGTGCGTTTTCGTATTAACTTCCCCAC TAAAATTAATGAACGACAACGTGCTATACTTGAAGAACTAGCAGAGGAGGAAATAAAGCAGGAAAACCACTCAACatttgaaggaaactg GTGGAAGCAAATTATTGAACACTTGAACAGTCCAAATATTATGGTAGAACTATCTGTGCTGATCCTAATCCTCGTCCTCATGCACAAATTGTTGAGCTGA
- the LOC112703235 gene encoding chaperone protein dnaJ 1, mitochondrial isoform X2: MRRFTWFTPYRRRLLSFAFSEPVVHRGHCFTELLPFRQSPFLSRALFNRSNVPKSEEFLSLSKPLRYRYIHAAAFSTSVEQDYYQVLGISENATQDEIKKAFLLLAKKYHPDANKNNPSAKRKFQDIREAYETLRDSKKRAQYDKMKMQSRGSQNIEYDDHNDDFAERFQNAKERFQNGFHHEFSSSFHTVFSELFEEEITHSSSSIEVELSLTFSEAARGCTKHVSFDAFVPCDYCDGRGYPPRAKAKVCPTCRGLGRVTIPPFTSTCITCKGSGRVIKDFCTSCRGSGVVEGIKEVKVTIPAGVDTGDTIHVPEAGNAVKSGARPGSLYIKIKVAEDSVFARDGADIYVDSNISFTQAILGGKVDVPTLSGKMQVKTFTQQVMHGSCINWLHCVKTLLEMMTMQIPKGVQPGQLLVLRGKGLPKHGYLVHHGDQYVRFRINFPTKINERQRAILEELAEEEIKQENHSTFEGNWLYQQLCTG, from the exons ATGAGAAGGTTCACGTGGTTTACGCCG TATCGCCGCCGTTTGCTCTCTTTTGCGTTTTCAGAACCTGTCGTCCATAGAGGACACTGCTTCACCGAATTATTGCCTTTTCGCCAATCGCCGTTTCTCAGTCGAG CTTTGTTCAATCGCAGTAATGTCCCAAAATCGGAGGAGTTTCTGAGTTTGAGTAAACCATTGAGATATCGATATATTCATGCTGCAG CATTTTCGACATCGGTTGAGCAGGATTATTATCAAGTTCTTGGCATTTCTGAGAACGCCACTCAGGATGAGATAAAGAAGGCCTTTCTGTTG CTTGCTAAAAAGTACCATCCAGATGCAAATAAGAATAATCCATCTGCAAAGAGGAAATTTCAAGATATAAGAGAAGCTTATGAG ACATTGAGAGATTCTAAAAAGAGGGCCCAATATGACAAG ATGAAGATGCAAAGCCGTGGTTCACAGAACATAGAATATGACGACCACAATGATGATTTTGCAGAAAGGTTTCAAAATGCGAAAGAAAGGTTTCAAAATGGTTTTCACCATgagttttcttcttcatttcatACAGTATTCTCTGAG CTATTTGAAGAAGAAATCACTCATTCTTCATCAAGTATAGAG GTGGAGTTGTCCCTTACTTTCTCAGAAGCTGCAAGAGGGTGCACTAAACATGTGTCATTTGATGCATTCGTTCCATGTGATTATTGCG ATGGGAGAGGGTATCCACCACGTGCGAAGGCTAAAGTTTGTCCAACATGCCGGGGCTTAGGTCGA GTAACAATACCTCCATTTACATCAACATGCATTACCTGTAAAGGATCAGGTCGCGTCATTAAG GATTTCTGTACGTCTTGTAGAGGATCTGGGGTGGTTGAAGGGATTAAAGAGGTTAAAGTTACAATACCAGCAG GTGTGGATACTGGAGATACAATCCATGTGCCAGAGGCCGGGAATGCTGTTAAAAGTGGAGCTCGACCTGGGAGTTTATACATCAAAATCAAG GTTGCCGAGGATTCAGTCTTTGCCAGGGATGGTGCAGATATCTATGTGGACTCTAATATTAGCTTTACGCAG GCTATTCTTGGTGGCAAAGTTGATGTGCCTACTCTATCTGGGAAGATGCAAGTAAAG ACTTTTACTCAGCAGGTCATGCATGGGTCTTGCATAAACTGGTTGCATTGTGTAAAAACTCTACTGGAAATGATGACAATGCAG ATACCCAAGGGTGTTCAACCAGGGCAGCTACTAGTATTACGAGGAAAAG GACTACCAAAGCATGGTTATCTTGTACATCATGGGGATCAGTATGTGCGTTTTCGTATTAACTTCCCCAC TAAAATTAATGAACGACAACGTGCTATACTTGAAGAACTAGCAGAGGAGGAAATAAAGCAGGAAAACCACTCAACatttgaaggaaactg GCTTTACCAGCAGCTATGTACTGGTTGA
- the LOC112703235 gene encoding chaperone protein dnaJ 1, mitochondrial isoform X1 translates to MRRFTWFTPYRRRLLSFAFSEPVVHRGHCFTELLPFRQSPFLSRALFNRSNVPKSEEFLSLSKPLRYRYIHAAAFSTSVEQDYYQVLGISENATQDEIKKAFLLLAKKYHPDANKNNPSAKRKFQDIREAYETLRDSKKRAQYDKMKMQSRGSQNIEYDDHNDDFAERFQNAKERFQNGFHHEFSSSFHTVFSELFEEEITHSSSSIEVELSLTFSEAARGCTKHVSFDAFVPCDYCDGRGYPPRAKAKVCPTCRGLGRVTIPPFTSTCITCKGSGRVIKDFCTSCRGSGVVEGIKEVKVTIPAGVDTGDTIHVPEAGNAVKSGARPGSLYIKIKVAEDSVFARDGADIYVDSNISFTQAILGGKVDVPTLSGKMQVKTFTQQVMHGSCINWLHCVKTLLEMMTMQIPKGVQPGQLLVLRGKGLPKHGYLVHHGDQYVRFRINFPTKINERQRAILEELAEEEIKQENHSTFEGNWWKQIIEHLNSPNIMVELSVLILILVLMHKLLS, encoded by the exons ATGAGAAGGTTCACGTGGTTTACGCCG TATCGCCGCCGTTTGCTCTCTTTTGCGTTTTCAGAACCTGTCGTCCATAGAGGACACTGCTTCACCGAATTATTGCCTTTTCGCCAATCGCCGTTTCTCAGTCGAG CTTTGTTCAATCGCAGTAATGTCCCAAAATCGGAGGAGTTTCTGAGTTTGAGTAAACCATTGAGATATCGATATATTCATGCTGCAG CATTTTCGACATCGGTTGAGCAGGATTATTATCAAGTTCTTGGCATTTCTGAGAACGCCACTCAGGATGAGATAAAGAAGGCCTTTCTGTTG CTTGCTAAAAAGTACCATCCAGATGCAAATAAGAATAATCCATCTGCAAAGAGGAAATTTCAAGATATAAGAGAAGCTTATGAG ACATTGAGAGATTCTAAAAAGAGGGCCCAATATGACAAG ATGAAGATGCAAAGCCGTGGTTCACAGAACATAGAATATGACGACCACAATGATGATTTTGCAGAAAGGTTTCAAAATGCGAAAGAAAGGTTTCAAAATGGTTTTCACCATgagttttcttcttcatttcatACAGTATTCTCTGAG CTATTTGAAGAAGAAATCACTCATTCTTCATCAAGTATAGAG GTGGAGTTGTCCCTTACTTTCTCAGAAGCTGCAAGAGGGTGCACTAAACATGTGTCATTTGATGCATTCGTTCCATGTGATTATTGCG ATGGGAGAGGGTATCCACCACGTGCGAAGGCTAAAGTTTGTCCAACATGCCGGGGCTTAGGTCGA GTAACAATACCTCCATTTACATCAACATGCATTACCTGTAAAGGATCAGGTCGCGTCATTAAG GATTTCTGTACGTCTTGTAGAGGATCTGGGGTGGTTGAAGGGATTAAAGAGGTTAAAGTTACAATACCAGCAG GTGTGGATACTGGAGATACAATCCATGTGCCAGAGGCCGGGAATGCTGTTAAAAGTGGAGCTCGACCTGGGAGTTTATACATCAAAATCAAG GTTGCCGAGGATTCAGTCTTTGCCAGGGATGGTGCAGATATCTATGTGGACTCTAATATTAGCTTTACGCAG GCTATTCTTGGTGGCAAAGTTGATGTGCCTACTCTATCTGGGAAGATGCAAGTAAAG ACTTTTACTCAGCAGGTCATGCATGGGTCTTGCATAAACTGGTTGCATTGTGTAAAAACTCTACTGGAAATGATGACAATGCAG ATACCCAAGGGTGTTCAACCAGGGCAGCTACTAGTATTACGAGGAAAAG GACTACCAAAGCATGGTTATCTTGTACATCATGGGGATCAGTATGTGCGTTTTCGTATTAACTTCCCCAC TAAAATTAATGAACGACAACGTGCTATACTTGAAGAACTAGCAGAGGAGGAAATAAAGCAGGAAAACCACTCAACatttgaaggaaactg GTGGAAGCAAATTATTGAACACTTGAACAGTCCAAATATTATGGTAGAACTATCTGTGCTGATCCTAATCCTCGTCCTCATGCACAAATTGTTGAGCTGA
- the LOC112703235 gene encoding chaperone protein dnaJ 1, mitochondrial isoform X4: MRRFTWFTPYRRRLLSFAFSEPVVHRGHCFTELLPFRQSPFLSRALFNRSNVPKSEEFLSLSKPLRYRYIHAAAFSTSVEQDYYQVLGISENATQDEIKKAFLLLAKKYHPDANKNNPSAKRKFQDIREAYETLRDSKKRAQYDKMKMQSRGSQNIEYDDHNDDFAERFQNAKERFQNGFHHEFSSSFHTVFSELFEEEITHSSSSIEVELSLTFSEAARGCTKHVSFDAFVPCDYCDGRGYPPRAKAKVCPTCRGLGRVTIPPFTSTCITCKGSGRVIKDFCTSCRGSGVVEGIKEVKVTIPAGVDTGDTIHVPEAGNAVKSGARPGSLYIKIKVAEDSVFARDGADIYVDSNISFTQAILGGKVDVPTLSGKMQVKIPKGVQPGQLLVLRGKGLPKHGYLVHHGDQYVRFRINFPTKINERQRAILEELAEEEIKQENHSTFEGNWLYQQLCTG; the protein is encoded by the exons ATGAGAAGGTTCACGTGGTTTACGCCG TATCGCCGCCGTTTGCTCTCTTTTGCGTTTTCAGAACCTGTCGTCCATAGAGGACACTGCTTCACCGAATTATTGCCTTTTCGCCAATCGCCGTTTCTCAGTCGAG CTTTGTTCAATCGCAGTAATGTCCCAAAATCGGAGGAGTTTCTGAGTTTGAGTAAACCATTGAGATATCGATATATTCATGCTGCAG CATTTTCGACATCGGTTGAGCAGGATTATTATCAAGTTCTTGGCATTTCTGAGAACGCCACTCAGGATGAGATAAAGAAGGCCTTTCTGTTG CTTGCTAAAAAGTACCATCCAGATGCAAATAAGAATAATCCATCTGCAAAGAGGAAATTTCAAGATATAAGAGAAGCTTATGAG ACATTGAGAGATTCTAAAAAGAGGGCCCAATATGACAAG ATGAAGATGCAAAGCCGTGGTTCACAGAACATAGAATATGACGACCACAATGATGATTTTGCAGAAAGGTTTCAAAATGCGAAAGAAAGGTTTCAAAATGGTTTTCACCATgagttttcttcttcatttcatACAGTATTCTCTGAG CTATTTGAAGAAGAAATCACTCATTCTTCATCAAGTATAGAG GTGGAGTTGTCCCTTACTTTCTCAGAAGCTGCAAGAGGGTGCACTAAACATGTGTCATTTGATGCATTCGTTCCATGTGATTATTGCG ATGGGAGAGGGTATCCACCACGTGCGAAGGCTAAAGTTTGTCCAACATGCCGGGGCTTAGGTCGA GTAACAATACCTCCATTTACATCAACATGCATTACCTGTAAAGGATCAGGTCGCGTCATTAAG GATTTCTGTACGTCTTGTAGAGGATCTGGGGTGGTTGAAGGGATTAAAGAGGTTAAAGTTACAATACCAGCAG GTGTGGATACTGGAGATACAATCCATGTGCCAGAGGCCGGGAATGCTGTTAAAAGTGGAGCTCGACCTGGGAGTTTATACATCAAAATCAAG GTTGCCGAGGATTCAGTCTTTGCCAGGGATGGTGCAGATATCTATGTGGACTCTAATATTAGCTTTACGCAG GCTATTCTTGGTGGCAAAGTTGATGTGCCTACTCTATCTGGGAAGATGCAAGTAAAG ATACCCAAGGGTGTTCAACCAGGGCAGCTACTAGTATTACGAGGAAAAG GACTACCAAAGCATGGTTATCTTGTACATCATGGGGATCAGTATGTGCGTTTTCGTATTAACTTCCCCAC TAAAATTAATGAACGACAACGTGCTATACTTGAAGAACTAGCAGAGGAGGAAATAAAGCAGGAAAACCACTCAACatttgaaggaaactg GCTTTACCAGCAGCTATGTACTGGTTGA
- the LOC112703237 gene encoding bet1-like protein At4g14600, producing MASNSHRAAPFYGVAAPFRSRDGLSTRAVSGTDEIQLRIDPFDLEDEITGLHTQVRRLKHVANEIGTEVKYQKDFLEQVQMGIMKAQVGVKNNMRRLNKAVIKSGSNHILHIVTFGLVLFLIVYLWSKISRK from the exons ATGGCCTCCAATTCACACAGGGCGGCTCCTTTCTACGGCGTCGCTGCCCCTTTCCGGTCAAG AGATGGGCTTagcacaagggcagtatcggggaCCGACGAGATCCAATTGCGAATTGATCCCTTCGACTTGGAGGACGAGATCACCGGTCTTCATACCCAAGTTAGAAGGTTGAAACAT GTTGCAAACGAGATAGGCACAGAAGTAAAGTATCAAAAGGATTTTTTGGAACAAGTG CAAATGGGAATAATGAAGGCTCAAGTAGGGGTGAAGAACAATATGAGAAGATTGAACAAGGCCGTGATTAAAAGTGGCTCGAATCACATTCTTCATATCGTTACATTTGGTTTAGTTTTGTTTCTCATAGTATACCTTTGGTCCAAGATTTCCAGAAAATGA
- the LOC112703236 gene encoding purine permease 1: MVETDGREEQPNQSSTMKTTKIFGLITNSIFLGLGTSGGPLVMRLYFIHGGKRIWLSSFLETAGFPVMLIPLSISYIHQRCNKTTNSEKPKLISMELYLFLASAIVGILTGLDDYLYAYGVSLLPVSTFSLIQASHLSFTAVFAFLLVKQKFTAYSVNSIVLLTIAAVVLALRSSGDRPHGESTGKYIVGFLMIVAAAALYGFVLPLVELVYKKTKQHITYSLVMEIQFVMCFFATFFCTIGMIINNDFKVIPREARDYELGETKYYYVLVWSAMMWQFFFLGAIGVIFCASSLLSGIIIAVFLPVTEVLAVILYKENFEAEKGVALVLSLWGFASYFYGEIKQEWKRNKNHRLNTEQAQCPPLSLIP; this comes from the exons ATGGTTGAAACTGATGGAAGGGAAGAACAACCAAACCAGTCATCCACCATGAAGACAACTAAAATTTTTGGTCTCATTACAAACTCCATATTTCTGGGCTTAGGCACCTCCGGCGGCCCACTCGTTATGCGCCTCTACTTCATACACGGCGGAAAACGCATCTGGCTCTCTAGTTTCCTCGAAACCGCCGGCTTCCCTGTCATGCTCATTCCCCTTTCCATTTCCTATATACATCAAAGATGCAACAAAACAACCAACTCTGAAAAACCAAAGCTTATCTCTATGGAGCTTTATCTGTTTCTTGCCTCCGCTATAGTAGGCATCCTCACCGGCCTCGACGACTACCTCTATGCCTACGGTGTATCTCTTCTTCCAGTGTCCACTTTTTCTCTTATTCAGGCCTCCCACCTCTCTTTCACTGCCGTCTTCGCTTTCCTATTGGTGAAGCAGAAGTTCACGGCTTATTCGGTGAACTCCATAGTTTTGTTGACCATTGCCGCTGTGGTTTTGGCGCTACGGTCCAGTGGGGACCGTCCTCACGGTGAGTCCACTGGGAAGTACATAGTTGGTTTTCTTATGATTGTAGCCGCGGCTGCATTATACGGGTTTGTTTTGCCTCTTGTGGAGTTGGTTTACAAGAAGACCAAGCAACATATCACTTATTCTTTGGTCATGGAGATTCAGTTCGTTATGTGCTTCTTTGCCACTTTTTTCTGCACTATTGGGATGATAATAAATAACGACTTTAAG GTGATTCCACGAGAAGCTAGAGATTATGAGCTTGGAGAAACAAAGTACTATTATGTGTTAGTGTGGAGTGCTATGATGTGGCAATTTTTCTTCTTGGGAGCAATAGGGGTTATCTTCTGTGCGTCGTCATTGTTGTCTGGGATTATAATTGCCGTGTTTCTGCCTGTTACTGAAGTGTTGGCTGTGATCTTGTACAAGGAGAATTTTGAAGCAGAGAAGGGGGTTGCTCTGGTACTTTCTCTGTGGGGCTTCGCGTCCTACTTCTATGgagagatcaaacaagaatggaagaGGAACAAAAATCACCGCCTCAATACAGAGCAAGCTCAGTGTCCCCCTCTCTCTCTTATTCCATGA